One Solea senegalensis isolate Sse05_10M linkage group LG3, IFAPA_SoseM_1, whole genome shotgun sequence genomic window carries:
- the arhgef11 gene encoding rho guanine nucleotide exchange factor 11 isoform X3 — protein sequence MSLRQPTSTLDSPFAAWLSSLTIGDSERKSSTTQQREPLADISLESAGTGLVQRCVVVQKDQLGFGFTVCGERVKLVQNVRPGGAAVKAGVQEGDRIIKVNGLLVSSMSHQEVVKLIKSGPYVALTLQGPPPLAATLPLEPLPSDLTPNQRTSLGGEAPPPPSPPLPSGLSSNSSQRITGPKPLQDPEVQKHATQILRKMLEQEEAELQDLMEEHLRNPSPSLEERIESAKRRARQVRVKIQQDVEGTRSESVTSYVKAGEGRLSVDSGEGDIEAFESPHSSPSSSFRTPLHRRQSSDTHTLSDSGGKAQIIGPEEEYEDDGYAFNEMDGPFQDIELLKSRPAHMTVFMRYIFTQLLDPNPLLFYLSVEAYLGSSSKDARALAPQICSHFLDPDAPLKIKVREDYLADIESRLHVQEDIRGPLSELQQQVLPDIQDQIQDYRSKQMMGLGSLFGEGDLQHLDGDPVKERQVVDKQVTALWEILSKHEEDRSSPLASAVLLYLRHSGIKLRDSKVFPGLSTEKEKWLAFLKTKKLTGTKKEKDGEDKKRNPILKYIGKPRSTSQSIRPGSVRNIIQQFENHTETGEEGDDAADPQRLSTSSLGEDSMESSPTVSVRLARSESLKAQGEGRRRGAASGTESVPRSRSDVDMEDCGDEREGPGLRPLQHSASSSASSSSARSLENPTPPYTPRSRRRSVDSPLALLPDAAALEEEVCDAQNWQDTVSPQLLATLSPREVDRQAVIYELFTTEVSHLRTLRVLDQVFFQKMRSVLNSDELACIFPNLPQVYELHASLCEAMKKRRETAVVQDIGDVMLARFEGAAGEEFQEQASQLCSQQSQALELIKNKKRKDSRFTQVIQECESSRHCRRLQLKDMLVSEMQRLTKYPLLLDNIIKHTEAASSDLPSLQRAQTCCRGILQVVNEVVGETEQRQRLSQYQRRLDAAPQFKSLDLNSKRLIHEGPLTWKVSKDKQIEIQALLLSDCLVLLQRGPDDRLQLRYPSRWLGGGGGGGGDSKTSFSPVVKLDSLLVRSVATDNKALYIISTAERQIYELVAGTASEKNTWKELLEKTVSSADGSSPLINHGSIPIPSPSIRSASPVSAGSNAYAESSMTEHSHSMETHSSNNDVGLSDDASMDQSGAFICGERPAACVAEAALQDVETLRRLILRDLEDDGWSHDSDDTPTNETANEGERQRPGSSETVLGCDGADVLEAEEAPEEAPPPHRKQPIVQVVRKAVVAGPTPPPPPPSSSSVPDGITDDVTLPSDQSSKPRGGATTQGNMFYLVMPTEQGESVTDDLSVPPAPTAANSPRPVEGATSPVCGPPERDRSEAKQLEQEEEETGRFLTGNQSHMIKNVDEIFHTIEGLMSKLRQLKEIEKAHHKLLKTLTEPSVNQESGDQQCHSATVSRTPSLDRGSGDGKEGSPAEPRIQSTGF from the exons ATGAGTCTACGCCAACCCACCTCCACCTTGGACAG CCCCTTTGCTGCTTG GCTCAGCAGTCTAACCATTGGGGACTCGGAACGCAAATCTTCGACCACCCAGCAGAGGGAGCCACTGGCCGACATCTCTTTAGAGAGCGCGG GTACTGGTCTCGTGCAGAGATGTGTGGTCGTACAGAAGGACCAGCTCGGTTTTGGCTTTacagtgtgtggagagagagtcAAGCTGGTGCAGAATGTGCGACCAG gTGGTGCAGCAGTCAAGGCCGGAGTCCAAGAAGGAGACCGCATCATAAAG GTGAATGGCTTGTTGGTGTCCTCCATGTCCCATCAGGAGGTGGTAAAGCTGATCAAAT CTGGACCGTACGTAGCTCTGACACTACAGGGACCTCCCCCACTAGCTGCTACCTTGCCCTTAGAGCCCCTCCCTTCTGACCTCACACCCAATCAAAGAACCTCTCTTGGTGgggaggctccgcctcctccatcaccacctCTGCCCTCTGGACTGAGCAGCAACTCTTCCCAAAGAATCACAGGACCCAAACCACTACAG GACCCAgaagtacaaaaacatgccacTCAGATACTCAGGAAAATGCTGGAGCAGGAAGAAGCTGAACTGCAG GACCTGATGGAGGAGCACTTGAGGAACCCTTCGCCGTCGCTGGAGGAGCGGATTGAAAGTGCCAAGAGGAGGGCGCGCCAAGTCAGGGTGAAGATTCAGCAAGATGTG GAGGGAACACGATCCGAGTCTGTCACGAGCTACGTCAAAGCAGGGGAAG GTCGACTGTCGGTGGACTCGGGCGAAGGCGACATCGAG GCCTTTGAGAGTCCCCACTCCTCCCCCTCATCTTCCTTCAGGACCCCCCTTCACCGACGGCAgagctccgacacacacaccctctctgaTTCG GGCGGCAAAGCCCAGATCATCGGCCCCGAGGAGGAATATGAAGATGACGGCTACGCATTCAATGAA ATGGACGGGCCATTCCAGGACATCGAGTTGTTGAAATCGCGACCAGCGCACATGACGGTTTTCATGAGATACATCTTCACTCAACTCCTGGACCCCAACCCTCTG CTGTTTTACTTGTCTGTGGAGGCGTATCTGGGCTCCAGTTCGAAAGACGCCCGAGCTCTTGCACCGCAGATCTGCTCCCATTTTCTGGACCCAGACGCT CCCCTGAAAATCAAAGTACGAGAGGATTATCTCGCAGATATCG AGAGTCGATTACACGTCCAGGAGGACATCAGAGGACCCCTgtctgagctgcagcagcaggtccTACCGGACATCCAGGACCAGATACAGGACTACAG GAGCAAGCAGATGATGGGTCTGGGCTCGTTGTTCGGAGAAGGAGACCTGCAGCACCTGGACGGAGACCCGGTGAAGGAGAGACAGGTGGTGGACAAACAGGTCACCGCCCTCTGGGAGATACT ATCAAAGCACGAAGAAGACCGAAG TTCTCCTCTGGCATCGGCGGTCCTCCTCTACCTGCGTCACTCTGGCATCAAACTAAGAGACTCCAAGGTTTTCCCCGGTCTGAGCACAGAGAAGGAGAAGTGGCTCGCTTtcttaaagacaaaaaag ctgactGGCAccaagaaagagaaagatggagaggaTAAGAAGAGAAATCCCATCTTGAAATACATCGGCAAACCCCGGAGCACATCACAGtcca tcCGTCCCGGCAGTGTGAGGAAcatcattcagcagtttgagaATCACACGGAGAcgggagaggagggagacgaCGCTGCCGACCCTCAGAGGCTCTCCACCAGCAGCCTGGGAGAAGACAGCATGGAGAG CAGCCCGACGGTCTCGGTGCGTCTGGCACGCAGCGAGTCGCTGAAGGCGCAGGGGGAGGGGCGCCGGCGGGGCGCCGCCTCGGGAACGGAGTCCGTGCCCCGCTCGCGCAGCGACGTGGACATGGAGGACTGCGGGGACGAGAGGGAGGGGCCGGGTCTCAGGCCGCTGCAGCACAGCGCTTCGTCGTCGGCGTCCAGCAGCTCTGCGCG GTCTCTAGAGAACCCTACACCCCCATACACCCCGCGGTCTCGACGCAG GAGCGTGGACTCTCCGCTGGCCCTGCTGCCGGACGCCGCGGCGCTAGAAGAGGAGGTGTGTGACGCGCAGAACTGGCAGGACACGGTGTCTCCTCAGCTCCTGGCCACGCTCAGCCCCAGAGAAGTGGACAGACAGGCCGTTATATACG AGCTCTTCACCACGGAAGTGTCCCACCTGAGGACCTTGCGCGTCCTTGACCAGGTCTTCTTCCAGAAGATGAGGTCGGTCCTGAACTCCGATGAGCTGGCGTGCATCTTTCCGAACCTGCCGCAGGTCTACGAGCTCCACG CAAGTCTGTGCGAGGCGATGAAGAAGCGAAGAGAAACTGCCGTCGTTCAGGACATCGGGGACGTCATGTTGGCCAGG TTTGAAGGCGCCGCCGGAGAAGAGTTTCAGGAGCAGGCGTCCCAGCTGTGCAGTCAGCAGTCTCAGGCTCTGGAGCTCATCAAGAACAAGAAGCGCAAAGACTCTCGCTTCACCCAGGTCATCCAG gagTGTGAGTCGAGTCGACACTGTCGCAGGCTGCAGCTCAAAGACATGCTGGTGTCGGAGATGCAGAGACTCACGAAATATCCTCTGCTGCTGGACaacatcatcaaacacacagaag CGGCTTCGTCGGACCTTCCCTCGCTGCAGCGCGCCCAGACTTGTTGCCGAGGGATACTGCAGGTTGTCAACGAGGTCGTCGGGGAAACGGAACAGCGGCAGCGCCTCAGCCAATATCAGCGCAGGCTGGATGCGGCCCCTCAATTCAAG AGTTTGGACCTGAACTCAAAGAGACTGATCCATGAAGGTCCTCTCACCTGGAAAGTGAGCAAAGATAAACAGATAG AGATCCAAGCGCTGCTGCTGTCCGACTGCCTCGTCCTCCTTCAGAGAGGCCCCGACGACCGGCTGCAGCTGCGGTATCCATCCCGCTGGCTGGGAGGAGGCGGGGGAGGAGGCGGGGACAGCAAGACCTCCTTCAGCCCGGTGGTGAAGTTGGACTCGCTGCTGGTCCGCTCGGTAGCCACAG ACAACAAAGCCCTGTACATCATCAGCACCGCAGAGAGGCAGATCTATGAGCTGGTGGCTGGGACGGCGTCAGAGAAAAACAC GTGGAAGGAATTACTCGAAAAGACTGTCTCGTCTGCGGATGGCTCGTCACCTCTGATCAATCATGGATCCATACCAATACC ttcccCCAGTATACGCAGTGCATCGCCAGTCTCAGCGGGCAGCAACGCCTACGCAG AGAGCTCAATGACGGAGCACTCACATTCCATGGAGACTCATTCCTCCAACAACGACGTGGGGCTCTCCGACGACGCCTCCATGGACCAATCGGGAGCCTTCATCTGCGGAGAAAGGCCGGCAGCGTGTGTAGCAGAGGCTGCTTTGCAGGACG TGGAAACGCTGCGGCGGCTCATACTGCGAGACCTGGAAGACGACGGTTGGAGCCACGACTCGGACGACACGCCCACCAACGAGACGGCCAACGAGGGCGAGAGACAGCGACCCGGGTCTTCGGAGACGGTCCTCGGCTGCGACGGCGCCGACGTCttggaggcagaggaggcacCAGAAGAGGCTCCGCCCCCGCACCGCAAGCAGCCCATCGTTCAGGTCGTGAGGAAAG CTGTGGTTGCGGgtcctactcctcctcctcctcctccttcttcttcttctgtccctgACGgcatcactgatgatgtcacccTCCCCTCCGACCAGTCGTCCAAGCCGAGAGGCGGGGCCACTACGCAGG GCAACATGTTCTACTTGGTGATGCCGACAGAGCAGGGTGAAAGCGTCACCGATGACCTCAGCGTTCCACCCGCGCCCACCGCCGCTAACTCCCCTCGGCCTGTGGAGGGAGCGACGTCGCCGGTCTGTGGTCCACCGGAGCGCGACCGATCGGAGGCTAAGCAACtggagcaggaagaagaagaaacaggtCGATTTCTGACTGGGAACCAGAGTCACATGATCAAGAACGTGGACGAGATTTTCCACACGATTGAGGGGTTGATGAGCAAGTTGCGTCAGCTGAAG GAAATAGAGAAGGCTCATCacaagctcttgaaaaccctcACCGAGCCGTCTGTCAATCAGGAATCAGGGGACCAACAGTGTCACTCGGCAACCGTCTCCAGGACGCCATCTCTGGATCGTGGCTCAGGCGATG GAAAAGAAGGAAGTCCGGCAGAACCCAGGATTCAGTCGACAGGATTCTGA
- the arhgef11 gene encoding rho guanine nucleotide exchange factor 11 isoform X2 → MSLRQPTSTLDRLSSLTIGDSERKSSTTQQREPLADISLESAGTGLVQRCVVVQKDQLGFGFTVCGERVKLVQNVRPGGAAVKAGVQEGDRIIKVNGLLVSSMSHQEVVKLIKSGPYVALTLQGPPPLAATLPLEPLPSDLTPNQRTSLGGEAPPPPSPPLPSGLSSNSSQRITGPKPLQDPEVQKHATQILRKMLEQEEAELQDLMEEHLRNPSPSLEERIESAKRRARQVRVKIQQDVEGTRSESVTSYVKAGEGRLSVDSGEGDIEAFESPHSSPSSSFRTPLHRRQSSDTHTLSDSGGKAQIIGPEEEYEDDGYAFNEMDGPFQDIELLKSRPAHMTVFMRYIFTQLLDPNPLLFYLSVEAYLGSSSKDARALAPQICSHFLDPDAPLKIKVREDYLADIESRLHVQEDIRGPLSELQQQVLPDIQDQIQDYRSKQMMGLGSLFGEGDLQHLDGDPVKERQVVDKQVTALWEILSKHEEDRSSPLASAVLLYLRHSGIKLRDSKVFPGLSTEKEKWLAFLKTKKLTGTKKEKDGEDKKRNPILKYIGKPRSTSQSTFHVPLSPNEVRPGSVRNIIQQFENHTETGEEGDDAADPQRLSTSSLGEDSMESSPTVSVRLARSESLKAQGEGRRRGAASGTESVPRSRSDVDMEDCGDEREGPGLRPLQHSASSSASSSSARSLENPTPPYTPRSRRRSVDSPLALLPDAAALEEEVCDAQNWQDTVSPQLLATLSPREVDRQAVIYELFTTEVSHLRTLRVLDQVFFQKMRSVLNSDELACIFPNLPQVYELHASLCEAMKKRRETAVVQDIGDVMLARFEGAAGEEFQEQASQLCSQQSQALELIKNKKRKDSRFTQVIQECESSRHCRRLQLKDMLVSEMQRLTKYPLLLDNIIKHTEAASSDLPSLQRAQTCCRGILQVVNEVVGETEQRQRLSQYQRRLDAAPQFKSLDLNSKRLIHEGPLTWKVSKDKQIEIQALLLSDCLVLLQRGPDDRLQLRYPSRWLGGGGGGGGDSKTSFSPVVKLDSLLVRSVATDNKALYIISTAERQIYELVAGTASEKNTWKELLEKTVSSADGSSPLINHGSIPIPSPSIRSASPVSAGSNAYAESSMTEHSHSMETHSSNNDVGLSDDASMDQSGAFICGERPAACVAEAALQDVETLRRLILRDLEDDGWSHDSDDTPTNETANEGERQRPGSSETVLGCDGADVLEAEEAPEEAPPPHRKQPIVQVVRKAVVAGPTPPPPPPSSSSVPDGITDDVTLPSDQSSKPRGGATTQGNMFYLVMPTEQGESVTDDLSVPPAPTAANSPRPVEGATSPVCGPPERDRSEAKQLEQEEEETGRFLTGNQSHMIKNVDEIFHTIEGLMSKLRQLKEIEKAHHKLLKTLTEPSVNQESGDQQCHSATVSRTPSLDRGSGDGKEGSPAEPRIQSTGF, encoded by the exons ATGAGTCTACGCCAACCCACCTCCACCTTGGACAG GCTCAGCAGTCTAACCATTGGGGACTCGGAACGCAAATCTTCGACCACCCAGCAGAGGGAGCCACTGGCCGACATCTCTTTAGAGAGCGCGG GTACTGGTCTCGTGCAGAGATGTGTGGTCGTACAGAAGGACCAGCTCGGTTTTGGCTTTacagtgtgtggagagagagtcAAGCTGGTGCAGAATGTGCGACCAG gTGGTGCAGCAGTCAAGGCCGGAGTCCAAGAAGGAGACCGCATCATAAAG GTGAATGGCTTGTTGGTGTCCTCCATGTCCCATCAGGAGGTGGTAAAGCTGATCAAAT CTGGACCGTACGTAGCTCTGACACTACAGGGACCTCCCCCACTAGCTGCTACCTTGCCCTTAGAGCCCCTCCCTTCTGACCTCACACCCAATCAAAGAACCTCTCTTGGTGgggaggctccgcctcctccatcaccacctCTGCCCTCTGGACTGAGCAGCAACTCTTCCCAAAGAATCACAGGACCCAAACCACTACAG GACCCAgaagtacaaaaacatgccacTCAGATACTCAGGAAAATGCTGGAGCAGGAAGAAGCTGAACTGCAG GACCTGATGGAGGAGCACTTGAGGAACCCTTCGCCGTCGCTGGAGGAGCGGATTGAAAGTGCCAAGAGGAGGGCGCGCCAAGTCAGGGTGAAGATTCAGCAAGATGTG GAGGGAACACGATCCGAGTCTGTCACGAGCTACGTCAAAGCAGGGGAAG GTCGACTGTCGGTGGACTCGGGCGAAGGCGACATCGAG GCCTTTGAGAGTCCCCACTCCTCCCCCTCATCTTCCTTCAGGACCCCCCTTCACCGACGGCAgagctccgacacacacaccctctctgaTTCG GGCGGCAAAGCCCAGATCATCGGCCCCGAGGAGGAATATGAAGATGACGGCTACGCATTCAATGAA ATGGACGGGCCATTCCAGGACATCGAGTTGTTGAAATCGCGACCAGCGCACATGACGGTTTTCATGAGATACATCTTCACTCAACTCCTGGACCCCAACCCTCTG CTGTTTTACTTGTCTGTGGAGGCGTATCTGGGCTCCAGTTCGAAAGACGCCCGAGCTCTTGCACCGCAGATCTGCTCCCATTTTCTGGACCCAGACGCT CCCCTGAAAATCAAAGTACGAGAGGATTATCTCGCAGATATCG AGAGTCGATTACACGTCCAGGAGGACATCAGAGGACCCCTgtctgagctgcagcagcaggtccTACCGGACATCCAGGACCAGATACAGGACTACAG GAGCAAGCAGATGATGGGTCTGGGCTCGTTGTTCGGAGAAGGAGACCTGCAGCACCTGGACGGAGACCCGGTGAAGGAGAGACAGGTGGTGGACAAACAGGTCACCGCCCTCTGGGAGATACT ATCAAAGCACGAAGAAGACCGAAG TTCTCCTCTGGCATCGGCGGTCCTCCTCTACCTGCGTCACTCTGGCATCAAACTAAGAGACTCCAAGGTTTTCCCCGGTCTGAGCACAGAGAAGGAGAAGTGGCTCGCTTtcttaaagacaaaaaag ctgactGGCAccaagaaagagaaagatggagaggaTAAGAAGAGAAATCCCATCTTGAAATACATCGGCAAACCCCGGAGCACATCACAGtcca caTTCCATGTCCCGTTGTCACCCAACGAAG tcCGTCCCGGCAGTGTGAGGAAcatcattcagcagtttgagaATCACACGGAGAcgggagaggagggagacgaCGCTGCCGACCCTCAGAGGCTCTCCACCAGCAGCCTGGGAGAAGACAGCATGGAGAG CAGCCCGACGGTCTCGGTGCGTCTGGCACGCAGCGAGTCGCTGAAGGCGCAGGGGGAGGGGCGCCGGCGGGGCGCCGCCTCGGGAACGGAGTCCGTGCCCCGCTCGCGCAGCGACGTGGACATGGAGGACTGCGGGGACGAGAGGGAGGGGCCGGGTCTCAGGCCGCTGCAGCACAGCGCTTCGTCGTCGGCGTCCAGCAGCTCTGCGCG GTCTCTAGAGAACCCTACACCCCCATACACCCCGCGGTCTCGACGCAG GAGCGTGGACTCTCCGCTGGCCCTGCTGCCGGACGCCGCGGCGCTAGAAGAGGAGGTGTGTGACGCGCAGAACTGGCAGGACACGGTGTCTCCTCAGCTCCTGGCCACGCTCAGCCCCAGAGAAGTGGACAGACAGGCCGTTATATACG AGCTCTTCACCACGGAAGTGTCCCACCTGAGGACCTTGCGCGTCCTTGACCAGGTCTTCTTCCAGAAGATGAGGTCGGTCCTGAACTCCGATGAGCTGGCGTGCATCTTTCCGAACCTGCCGCAGGTCTACGAGCTCCACG CAAGTCTGTGCGAGGCGATGAAGAAGCGAAGAGAAACTGCCGTCGTTCAGGACATCGGGGACGTCATGTTGGCCAGG TTTGAAGGCGCCGCCGGAGAAGAGTTTCAGGAGCAGGCGTCCCAGCTGTGCAGTCAGCAGTCTCAGGCTCTGGAGCTCATCAAGAACAAGAAGCGCAAAGACTCTCGCTTCACCCAGGTCATCCAG gagTGTGAGTCGAGTCGACACTGTCGCAGGCTGCAGCTCAAAGACATGCTGGTGTCGGAGATGCAGAGACTCACGAAATATCCTCTGCTGCTGGACaacatcatcaaacacacagaag CGGCTTCGTCGGACCTTCCCTCGCTGCAGCGCGCCCAGACTTGTTGCCGAGGGATACTGCAGGTTGTCAACGAGGTCGTCGGGGAAACGGAACAGCGGCAGCGCCTCAGCCAATATCAGCGCAGGCTGGATGCGGCCCCTCAATTCAAG AGTTTGGACCTGAACTCAAAGAGACTGATCCATGAAGGTCCTCTCACCTGGAAAGTGAGCAAAGATAAACAGATAG AGATCCAAGCGCTGCTGCTGTCCGACTGCCTCGTCCTCCTTCAGAGAGGCCCCGACGACCGGCTGCAGCTGCGGTATCCATCCCGCTGGCTGGGAGGAGGCGGGGGAGGAGGCGGGGACAGCAAGACCTCCTTCAGCCCGGTGGTGAAGTTGGACTCGCTGCTGGTCCGCTCGGTAGCCACAG ACAACAAAGCCCTGTACATCATCAGCACCGCAGAGAGGCAGATCTATGAGCTGGTGGCTGGGACGGCGTCAGAGAAAAACAC GTGGAAGGAATTACTCGAAAAGACTGTCTCGTCTGCGGATGGCTCGTCACCTCTGATCAATCATGGATCCATACCAATACC ttcccCCAGTATACGCAGTGCATCGCCAGTCTCAGCGGGCAGCAACGCCTACGCAG AGAGCTCAATGACGGAGCACTCACATTCCATGGAGACTCATTCCTCCAACAACGACGTGGGGCTCTCCGACGACGCCTCCATGGACCAATCGGGAGCCTTCATCTGCGGAGAAAGGCCGGCAGCGTGTGTAGCAGAGGCTGCTTTGCAGGACG TGGAAACGCTGCGGCGGCTCATACTGCGAGACCTGGAAGACGACGGTTGGAGCCACGACTCGGACGACACGCCCACCAACGAGACGGCCAACGAGGGCGAGAGACAGCGACCCGGGTCTTCGGAGACGGTCCTCGGCTGCGACGGCGCCGACGTCttggaggcagaggaggcacCAGAAGAGGCTCCGCCCCCGCACCGCAAGCAGCCCATCGTTCAGGTCGTGAGGAAAG CTGTGGTTGCGGgtcctactcctcctcctcctcctccttcttcttcttctgtccctgACGgcatcactgatgatgtcacccTCCCCTCCGACCAGTCGTCCAAGCCGAGAGGCGGGGCCACTACGCAGG GCAACATGTTCTACTTGGTGATGCCGACAGAGCAGGGTGAAAGCGTCACCGATGACCTCAGCGTTCCACCCGCGCCCACCGCCGCTAACTCCCCTCGGCCTGTGGAGGGAGCGACGTCGCCGGTCTGTGGTCCACCGGAGCGCGACCGATCGGAGGCTAAGCAACtggagcaggaagaagaagaaacaggtCGATTTCTGACTGGGAACCAGAGTCACATGATCAAGAACGTGGACGAGATTTTCCACACGATTGAGGGGTTGATGAGCAAGTTGCGTCAGCTGAAG GAAATAGAGAAGGCTCATCacaagctcttgaaaaccctcACCGAGCCGTCTGTCAATCAGGAATCAGGGGACCAACAGTGTCACTCGGCAACCGTCTCCAGGACGCCATCTCTGGATCGTGGCTCAGGCGATG GAAAAGAAGGAAGTCCGGCAGAACCCAGGATTCAGTCGACAGGATTCTGA